Part of the Babylonia areolata isolate BAREFJ2019XMU chromosome 4, ASM4173473v1, whole genome shotgun sequence genome, TTCAGATTGTGTCTGTGAAAAAACAGACTATCTCCCAACGCTGCATTGCTTGCGGTCATAATGGCAATGTCGACATGCGTCACAAGCTGACCACCTTCATCCTGAAAAATCCCCCTGATCAGGATTTACAAGCTACCACACCAAGCAAAGGCAAGAAAAGCAAAAAAGACAAGGTGAGATTTTTTAGATTGTAATTGTATGCTTATATTTCTCTTTATCCCAGTATTATGCTGAGAAGTGCAGCAGAATTtcaacatttttattcattttttgctgAATTGTTTATGTGATTTTGAAATTGCCTTGTCTTACATTAATCTGATAATGAAAAAGTGATTTTTATCACAGGCTTCATAAGTCCACTTCAGAAGTCAGCCAGCTAATAGTTGGGTTTTATGCTGTGCAAATATGTTTTCATGATTGGAAGGCTTGAACACTTGCCGATAATCTTCAGTCAAATTAAAAGTCCATATTTGTACTAGTACATCCACTTAGATCTTGCATCTTCTTTGCCTTTTGGACAACATATGTTCATTTCTCTGATGTTGCTTGCTCTCATATCGCTTTCACAAGTTTCTAGCAGGAATCATCCATAATATTCAGAAGATATGAATTATGTGGCATGCTTTTTTAATAAGGTAAATGAGATCGTGTACCCTTCAGGTTTGACTGCATTTGATTGTGACTCAGCATGTGAAAACTCGGCTAAAGTCGGAATTCTTTATTTTTGACATTTGTACTTCGAAAAGTTAAAAAATCAGATTAACATACAATGAACAGAACTGATCTATTATAGTTGGTtggtttctgtttaaaaaaaaaaaaaaaaaaaaaaaattggggtgcCCAAAAAGTACAAATGCAGAAATCAGCTCATACATTTGCCTGATTGTAACTTGAGAACAAGAATTATCTTGAAGCAGTttttggtgtcaaaagattcagaattaaGTGATCTATATATCTCTATGGTAAAAAAGTGGAAATTTCACATTTTGTCTATTTACTCAAACGAAGGCAAGAATGGCTGATCTTTTTTCAGGTCAGCAGCAGCAACTGTCTTTCTCTGAAttattgtgtcacacacactgcagaatgAAACCTTATCTGTTAAAATATATCATGAAAAGCTTGGACTTTTCAGTAGAATTATCAATCTTGTGAACTTCAAATTTGAAATGTCTGGAAGAATTGAAGTGACCCAGCTGAACATGCATTTCAGCAAGGGTAGCAAGTGAAAAACTAGCGAAACACTAACCATACTCATTCTCCGACATGATAGATGGTTCTGGGGGAGACTACCAGTGTTTGTTCAATGCTCATTTCTATATTATTGCTTCGCATGCCAGAATTTTCCTGTCTTTGTCGCTTTCAGCTTACAGCTGAAATACAGAAAAAGAATCAGTTTTTTGTtacatatttttaaaaattacatGATTTTGACAGgtatgcacctgaaaacattaaaaatacATTTCCAGGCACTTTAATGCTAAAATAATGACAGCAAAGGTAAGACTTCAAGAAATACAATATTTGTAAGAATCTCAACTTTCATTATTTTGACTGAAATTCCGTGTTTGTGTGCAAAGCTAAGAATTGCTGGCTGCGACTTGAGCCTTGTTTTCGGGCGCTACGTCACATAAGGAGACATGATACCAAAACTTTTTTGTTCTGTCAGTGTTACTTGTTTTTCTTAGTTTTTCAACTTAAATATGTTCCTTGCAGTTTGTCAGgccatagataaatgaattttattttatttgtaataggacaagaaggaagaaaatgaacttAAATATGTTCCTTGCAGTTTGTCAGGTCATAGGtaattgaaatttttttttttttttgtaacaggacaagaaggaagaaaatgatCGTCACAGTCCTGAGGCTAATGCGCAGCAGCAGATGGCTGCACAGCGTGCTTCAGGAGGCACCATTGATGTTCCACCAGAGGTGAataacttttgttttttcttttactgaATGACCATGTATCTTTTCGTTACTTacaattttcaaaaaaggaagggaaaaatacTTGTTTACAAGTCTTAAATTGCCCAGCTATTACTGACCACCTGTCATTGGGTTGGTGGTAAACTTAACATATGCCATTTTCTTAGCAAGAAGCAGCTCTAAAGAATCCTAATGAGCATGAAGAAGGGATATGTTGAGCCTTTTCCAGCTACTCCTTTTTGTTAACATGTTGCTTATTGAGAGAATAGGTGAACATGCGTGGAAGGGTTGTAATTGGACTACTTAATTGATCAGTATGCTTTATGTGAACAGCAAAATGATGGGGACGACGATGACTGGGGAGAAGATATCAGCGAGGAAGCTGTGAGGCAGCGCATGGACGAACTGTCTGGGGCAGCAAAGGGTTTGGCTTTGACGGACGACTTGGAAAAAACTGACAAAGATCGTATGGATATTGTCTACAAGCTTATCAAGGTAAGCTATGTCTCTTCCCAACTACCTAGCTAGACAGTGCTTTCACTCGACAGATTTCTGGTTTTATTGCTCATAATTagaaatttaattacacatacttaaccttgacccactagtgcagactccgttTTTATTAGAAAATATGGATGAAACTCAAACCTGTTAAGTCTAAGTCTTAGTAAAAGTGACATCCTACAAGGAATATGCATAGGTCGTTGGTCTGATTCCTGTATCTGCAGACTGCTAGAGAGTGCCAGATTTGAATTTTTAAATGTGATGGGATGTAGGGAGATTGGTAGGTTGCAGGATTCAGTGACACATGCAAATGGTGGCGGTATATGAAAACAGTAGAAGAGAAAATGGATGTTACTCCAGGATACACTTgttttcacttacacacacaattaCTATTTTAAATACAAGAAACTTGAAGCAGTAAAGAATGAGAAATGTGTTGACTATACTATTCTGCATTTACGTAAATCTAACAGTCAAGAGAGTGAGTATGAATGCAATCCATTGTGTATTGTGGTACTGTAAGTGTAACAAATTAAATGCTAAGGATACGTATGTGAGAAACAGAATGTAATTTGTCAAAAGAATTGTATAGCATGGTAACTGTTCTTGTCTGCTAAGAGGATGGTGACATTTCTGTGATTAATgcaatgtgcatgtttgtgtatgtgtgcagagcAAGCGTGACAGTGGAGAGCTGGGCAAGAGTGTGAAGGAAGTGGTTGGCGAGGCGGAGCGactggaggtgaaggagaaggtgCCTCTAGTGCTTGTGGAGCTGTTGCTGACCGACAAGGTCCTCGCGCAGGTCAAGGAGCACCGCATTCTCTTTCTCAGCGTGAGTTGATGCTTTGAAAACACTACTGAGTTTGTTCTGTCTCATTTATCACTTTAGATTCTACCTTGTATGTTCCCTTATAAAGAAAAATTTATTGATTGAAACTGGGTTCTTTCATTCACTGGATTCACAGAATctaaatgaataatttttttttatatagtaatATTGTATATTATGAAAAGAACAATTTTAGATGTTAGTTTTTTGGTCATACTGTCAGGAGGTAAAAGTGGAATTTGAGCAGCAGAAACGAAACTCCAGAAGGTTGATGTAGATTAAATAACATTGTTTGAGATGATGCAAAAATAGTTTGCATGCTTTACAGTTTAGTATGTGAATGGTAATaatgaaatagatagataaaataatgTACATACGATAAACTATCAGTATTTGTTTCAGCTGGGAGGTTCGTctttttttctaccttttcttAAGCATGGTCTTTCTTAATTATGGTCTTGGTATTCAGACATGACAGAACCTTGGCATTTCAATCAATGGATCATCAAATGCTTCCCACCCCCTGTAAGGCCggtaaaaagaagacagaaaagctTTAATTGAAACCTAGTTGATTTAATGCCTCATGCGAACACACTATGCATAAGGCAGTTTTGTTTCTCCTGCCCCACATATTTCATCATCTGTTTCGATGACAAGTTGATCAACCACATCAGCAGTATAAAGAGAAATAATCTGCATGCGAAAAACTTTTCATGGATTATCACTGCACCTGCTATTTCCAAAAACCTGACTGGCCAGTCATGAAAATGTCCTTTGTTCTTGGTTTTCATGAACATTATCAAACTGTCCAAGACCCTCCACACTCACATCACCATCAATCATCCATTTGTTGAAGATATTCTGGCAAAAAACCTCATCGCCAGATTCATTGTCGTGGCAGAATTCTAAAATCTCAGACTAAATGTGCCATCTTGACTCGCATCTGAaattcactgttaaaaaaaaatttttgtaaaacgtggggaaaaaaaatctggcaAAATCAACTGGATAAAAAGCAAATGGTTGAAGCCTCATTCTGAAACCAGTTCCATAACTAATAGGGGGTCAAAGCTGTCAGAAATTCAAACGTCCAAAGCTGGTTGCCAGCTGTCTCCGCTGCCTGCTGGAGATAGGTACTTTGTGGCAACTCCTGTCGCTTTTGACATGCATAAAGTTAAACATATCCACTAAAAGGTGTGGAATATAATATTGTTACACTTGAACATATAAAGGCATAGAAAAACTCTTTTTGAATATAGATGATGTAATGCCTTTTTCTTAAGCAGTTTACCAAATCCATGTtctatgattttgtgtgtttaaAAATGTGGGTTGTGTGAATGCATTAAAAGTTGTCTGTTGGTGGTGCAGTTACAGTATTCCATGGGTGCTGTTGATAATGTAGATCCTCACTTTGTGACTCTAATGGAGTAGTGGACAGAGTGTCCACTTTTgactggggggtgtgtgtgtgtgtgtcttacagtTTTGCAAGGACAGCCCAAAGGCCCAGAAGTACTTGGTAGGAGGACTGGAGATGCTGATTGGCCGGGAGTATTCCTCCGCCCTCATGCCACGGGTGCCTCATATTCTGAAAGCGTTCTATGACCTGGACATCCTGGAAGAGGAGGTCATTCTGGATTGGGCCAAGAAGGTGAAtatgtttctgtgtttatgtgtaacaACCTTGTTAAGTTGCCTTCTTCATCTGTATTGTAAACTTCAGGCATGGAAACATCTCGGCTTTGCCATCAAACGGAGATTCCTGAAAGAATTCGTCTTGAAAATGTAAATCGGCACAGGTTAGGATAATGTGGGTAGAAAAAGCAGAATCGCTACTTTCTGCCCCATTGGAGACCACTTTAAAGAACATCTGCTTCACATCACAGGACCTGTGAGATTTCAGATCTGGCTGAACATGTTGCAGACTGAAATGGAAAAATGGGAGCACACGATTGTCATCATGTGTGTACATTTAACTCTTTACTGCTAGGGGTTTATGTTTGGTTTATCATTGGCACATGCACATTTGAAATAACCCATCAAAGAGACTGAAAAGTTTTCATCTTTGTGGAATGTTAATTTGTTTGCAGGTGTCTAAGAAGTATGTGTCCAAGGAGATTGCTCAGCAGATCCGGGAGAAAGCTAAACCTTTCATCGACTGGTTGGAACAGGCttctgaagaagaggaagatgaggaggaggaagaggaagaagaggaggtaagGATTGGCAACTAGTGGTGAACCGGGTATTACAAGGTTTGCATTTCTATATATTAGTCATCACTTTAGTGTcagaagttgtttttgttttgtttttttttttgttaattttcctTTAGTGTTGGTAAATAATGGAAATACACATGTGGGGAAAATTACcgttgggggactgggggggggggttattctggcaagtgtgggattgaATCCCATGCGCTCAAAATATGTTACACTAGGCTACCACtccactttcattttcttttctctccaggTGGTGTACTCTACAACGGGCCAGGTGGGAGAGCAGCCCATTGAGAAGCCGCAGGAAAAtggcgacgacgaagaagaagattttgatATTGATGCTATTTAAACCTGGGCTTGAGGTGGACCAGCACCACACCGTCAGCAAGATGTGATGCCATTGACCACCATGTCTTTGGAGTGAAGTAGTCTGTGTCAGAAGGGTTCATTTGAGAGACCATTCACACTTTGTAGCTAAAGTACTGTAGACAGCCAGACCATGCACTGCGATACGCTATATCTTTATCGATCATTTTCTTTAcactttattttgtctttttctttcttcagtcatTAAGGAAATGCTTTTaatcagaagaaaataaaaagtttcAATTGTGAATAAAACAATTGAAAAATAACTTTCTTGTGACATTGGTTGTTTCATGTACATAGGTCAGTGAATGTGCAAGGTTCTTGTTTGTTTAAAACTGCAGAAGGGGGGATGCTTTTACAATTTTCTctattaaaggaaaaaaaaaaaaaaaaggttgaagctTTTCATAGTAATTGTCTCAAAGGCAAAGTCTGCTGGCCAGTGTGAGTCATCTTTGtgtactttacttttttttcccactaATTGCATAATGATTAAATCAAATTAGTATGTACAAAATATTTTATTTGGCAAAGAGACTAGCTGTTGTAGATTCAGTGATGGCAGTGAGAGTGAACATTGTTGTAAAAATATGGTAATCCTTTGTGATGTTTGTAATTTTGTTGTTTAGTGCTTAcctgcctgttttgttttttttgctgatgctgctgctttttcttttcttttttttcttttcttttttttttttttttctttttttttaataaaccatTTTGAAATATACATTTTCACTTAAagatatggagagaaaaaatTTTTTCTCCAGACTTAAAAACTCAGTGTAAGAGTCGTGATATTCAGAATTTAATTTGAAATGTGCGCAACAAGTATTGTTCACGTGGGTTTTTACGTTTTACtttttgtgttgtgatggtgaaGACTTAAGTGTCAAACATTACTGAAGACACCTGTGAAATGACTGAAGACAGTTGTTCACAATGTTTACAATCAGTAAATTTTGCTTGATAGAACATTACTTAATACATGGAACCCATAAGGGCAGTTCATACCATGGAAAGtcaaattttcttttaaaaaaaaaacaacaaaaaaaacatcctcTCTGGGATATTAAAGGGTGAGCATATAGAGAAAAGCTCTTTTTTACAGGGTTGTTTCCTAATTCCATCAAAATCCTAATCATGATAAACATGCATCAAGTGGTAGGCAAGGTGCAAACTTaactgtttttctcttttttaatttttttttttttttaataccggtTCTCTCAtctgtgttttgcttttgtttcaacACTTCTTTCATATTCTGTATTCTATGAAGCCTGTTTTGTTCATTCTACTGTCAAATACCCGATTGGGATGTATGTTGTCATCAGGTGGCTTGTCTCATTGCCCTCTAAAGAATAAAATTGTTATAAATTTGATCATTGTTTGGTTACTGCATTGTGGAATGTTGGCTTCAGTTTTAAGTGTAATAGCTTTGAGATCATCATTAGAGGTCAAGCCTTAAGGGAAATGCTTTACCTACCATTGCGTTGGTTTCAAATCTTGGATCATGGAGTTTAAGTATCCAAAGAACAGGACAGTAAAAATCAGTTGGTTCAGAGTTATCAAATAGAGTTGTGTATGTGATATATGTGCCCTGCAGATGCACATTTGATGAATATTTTCATTGGCAAGATTTGTAAAGACTTTCTCTCACTTGATACATGCAAGGTGATGTGGCATGCCATCATTCTAGACGCTTTCAAGTTTGGCCTGCAGTCATGCCTACAATACTGACATCTTGGCTTTGACAGACATGACAatgggtgtggagtggtggtagttgtgatggaaGATTCTAGACATAACCATGCACAAAGCTATTGTCATTCATGATTTTGCTTAACAGTTTTTGGACTTAATCACTTGACTGAATGGATGAGTTAGGAACTGATTTTtattaacaacaaaaaattcaaatGACGAAATCTGTTGACAAATGCATAGGCCAAGACCAGgcctacgaaaaaaaaaagattagacaTTCAGTAGGATGAGTCAAAGCCATTAAGATCTACCATGTGTGTTTACTTACTCTACCCTGCATAACAAAAACCAGAGGTCAAGGCCTACCACAACACCGTTCTGTGGAGTAAGTTCACTTGTGCTGTTTGCAACTTATTTGGTATAACCAACACTTGTAAGTGTGATTGTGAAGAACGTGCACACGTGCCTTCGCCTTCTCCTATAAGTCCACAGATCACAAATtaacattctgtagaagatacATGATCAGACAGAACAAAACTGGATTCATGGATCTAGTCCCACACAAAACGCATGGGCTGGTGATAGGGAACTCGCATCGTGTGACATAGGTGTATCTGTTTGATATTTGTATCAGTTATTATTATAACACTTAATGCAGTTTCAACAAAACATAGGGTCGTATAATGTACTGGTGACGTGTGACTCCAGTGTCGCGTGTAACACAGGACTGTCGCTgaaaacattattatcattactatcatgtgGCCAAAAAGCAGAACACAACGTTTAtttgttacatctctctctctctctctgcggtgtGTTGTCAATGTGCACATGCGtgctgtggtgggtgtgggtgtgtagactCATTATACAtgcttgtttggtttgtttttttttgtttttttttaatcacttgtgtaaacagtatgttttaactcactcagtacggccagtcctcgcttctcctctacacagacccctcggatgtccggtgggtgtctgaatgacccaacctttagcttccgtcgtcagaattgtggtattctttgtcaacaaacacctcttcagtataagagccttccacttgcaatattttgatgatggtaattggggtgaaacgctgtcaacttcgtctctttcgccgttcgtatggagtgagttaacccggtgttcggttgtctgtctgtgtgtccgtggtaaactttaacattgacattttctctgcaaatacttcgtcagttgacaccaaattaggcataaaaataggaaaaattcagttctttccagtcatcttatttaaaacaatattgcacttatgggatgggcacaaaaaaataataaatgaagcctaattatatgcaaactgcatttactgttatattttttgtattctctaaacttagtactttgatctgatattctgacaacaACGAGAGCAgtccttttttgttcaaacaggaacttcttttcctaagcatggaagttttatttgttttgcgaacgttttgttgcagatagtaaaaagggaaattactctgtaattaatgctaggggacttaatttgctttaaactgatctttctcatcttaaacattacattttgaaattatactcaatacataaaaagcttgtgtgttttactctgtgtacagggctttcactatgtttattcACCCAAGCAgtcttttcggaaaatactaaaatcaatatgacgaactttacagatctgttggctgagccctgaaggtcatgggcaaaaatcaattgtgtacacatatttatacacattcaaagcgcatgctcattcTTTGCAAACGTGAACAACACTATTTTGTTTTaagttgctgacctgcccgttcaatcctatattcaatggacaatacataaCATGTGACGGAAAGtttgagaaggagaccgttaaatatttattcagagaaagatttgtgaacgcctcatcacttactggattatgccccaaactgccataaaaatatccacagaaccagtcggaattcagttaaaaattgtaaaccatgcgagttaataccgttgaactgatcacgatgaaacgaaaaaatttccagtcttgacttttctctaaatgaagtccttttcacttcttacgacgtttagaagtacctgtacttggctctacatgttattagtttaacaaaatattaaattttcatatcaacttaactataaaactagaatgaacataaaagagagattgaatcgaccgtgtcgtactacattcccggcgggtgtaactaaacttgtacatctatctagatctagtgaaaacggctaaatgttgtagtgtaattgcggtgatagccattaaaaagattttttttaattgtccttaaagattttttgaatgcccaagatacaccagaataatatgatttaaacagcgttctcactgcgaatattgcaattgatttatcaccctttaaaaaagtatattcaaatgttaaattttagaacgtcagttaaggagccacgatagtgtaatggataaggcagtttcttctcacccgaacacgcggagttcgaatctggttatgacttcttctttttttaaacgaatgcgaagctttataataacaaatacagaacacattctaacgattagattttttaaaatttttttaagtgtatcacaagtgagtcttgaaggccttgcctctcttgttaatctaTGTGTTCACCATTTCTTGATTGACAAGTTGATTCTCAGACAAGTCTATATGTGCACTTCAGTGCGGCGTGCGGGACAAGTAGAACTGTTTACCGTCCTCCCCCCCATCTGCCCAAACACGTCACAACCGCTTCCTGGAGAACCAACCAACAATTTTGTGGTTACGGGTCAGTCGCTGAGACAGGCTGATAATGATTGTAACAATTTAGCGGTCAGAGCTATAGTGTATCGAACACTGAAGTCTGTTTgccaccccgaacccccacctCTGAATATATCCCACAGAGGAAAAGTGGGCAGCATGAAAACAGCGTGCGCTGCAGGCACTGAAACAAGTGCACATACAAGCACGTACACAGCGCTCGCAACCATACGTTCGCACAAACCTACGCACGTATACCTACTA contains:
- the LOC143280898 gene encoding eukaryotic translation initiation factor 5-like, with protein sequence MAVNIDRSNMDQFYRYKMPRLLAKVEGKGNGIKTVIVNMAEIAKALSRPPTYPTKFFGCELGAQTQFDTKNDRYIVNGSHDADKLQNLLDGFIKKFVLCDECSNPETNLIVSVKKQTISQRCIACGHNGNVDMRHKLTTFILKNPPDQDLQATTPSKGKKSKKDKDKKEENDRHSPEANAQQQMAAQRASGGTIDVPPEQNDGDDDDWGEDISEEAVRQRMDELSGAAKGLALTDDLEKTDKDRMDIVYKLIKSKRDSGELGKSVKEVVGEAERLEVKEKVPLVLVELLLTDKVLAQVKEHRILFLSFCKDSPKAQKYLVGGLEMLIGREYSSALMPRVPHILKAFYDLDILEEEVILDWAKKVSKKYVSKEIAQQIREKAKPFIDWLEQASEEEEDEEEEEEEEEVVYSTTGQVGEQPIEKPQENGDDEEEDFDIDAI